From Streptomyces sp. NBC_00683, one genomic window encodes:
- a CDS encoding C40 family peptidase, which yields MNRRHCAAAAITLVCALAVLAAPVQAMAAPVPEPSATAPATVPATGKKTLEEVREEIDTLYRKAGAATDAYNLAEEQAKKQSGEIVQLAKAIADGQARIAELKNTAGAQAREQYRNGGLPPGAQLVLTDDPRLFLDGVNQVRQGQQATKSVLAQLKRTQEDLETYTQDASINWTKLESNRVKQAKAKKSIDAQIATAKKLESQLEKKEQARLLELEQQAASTAQAAWLSSGALKDINREASASGRQAIAFATAQIGKPYVWGAEGPGSYDCSGLTSQAWAAAKRPIPRTSQEQWRLLPRIAIRDMRPGDLIIYHSDASHVGMYVGDGAIVHAPRPGRNVTLTGAGSMAILGVVRPDK from the coding sequence GTGAACCGACGCCACTGTGCCGCTGCCGCGATCACACTGGTCTGCGCGCTGGCTGTACTGGCCGCGCCGGTACAGGCCATGGCCGCGCCCGTGCCCGAGCCCTCCGCCACCGCCCCTGCGACCGTCCCGGCGACGGGGAAGAAGACCCTCGAAGAGGTGCGCGAGGAGATCGACACCCTGTACCGCAAGGCCGGAGCGGCCACGGACGCGTACAACCTCGCCGAGGAGCAGGCGAAGAAGCAGTCCGGCGAGATCGTGCAGCTCGCCAAGGCGATCGCCGACGGCCAGGCGCGGATCGCCGAGCTGAAGAACACGGCAGGCGCCCAGGCCCGCGAGCAGTACCGCAACGGCGGACTGCCGCCGGGCGCGCAGCTGGTGCTCACCGATGACCCGCGGCTCTTCCTCGACGGCGTGAACCAGGTCCGGCAGGGCCAGCAGGCCACCAAGAGCGTCCTCGCCCAACTCAAGCGGACGCAGGAGGACTTGGAGACGTACACGCAGGACGCGAGCATCAACTGGACGAAGCTCGAGTCCAACCGCGTCAAGCAGGCCAAGGCCAAGAAGAGCATAGACGCGCAGATCGCCACGGCGAAGAAGCTCGAATCACAGCTGGAGAAGAAGGAGCAGGCCCGGCTCCTCGAACTGGAGCAGCAGGCCGCGTCCACGGCGCAGGCCGCCTGGCTCTCCTCCGGCGCGCTGAAGGACATCAACCGCGAGGCGAGCGCGAGCGGCAGGCAGGCCATCGCCTTCGCGACCGCCCAGATCGGCAAGCCGTACGTGTGGGGGGCCGAGGGCCCCGGTTCGTACGACTGCTCGGGGCTGACCTCGCAGGCCTGGGCGGCGGCGAAGCGGCCGATCCCGCGGACCTCCCAGGAACAGTGGCGCCTGCTGCCGCGCATCGCCATCCGTGACATGCGCCCCGGCGACCTGATCATCTACCACAGCGACGCCAGCCACGTCGGGATGTACGTCGGCGACGGCGCGATCGTCCACGCGCCGAGGCCCGGCCGCAACGTCACACTGACGGGCGCCGGCTCCATGGCCATACTCGGCGTGGTCCGCCCCGACAAGTAG
- a CDS encoding class I SAM-dependent methyltransferase, which translates to MPQRPIGTATRGTTNPNRLRRMDRWIAATHGPALRRSDSPVAVDLGYGAAPWTAVELLERLRTAEPRTTVAGIEIDPERVAAAKPYEREGLTFVHGGFEIPLPGRPALIRAANVLRQYDEAEVAAVWQRLCARLAPDGLLVEGTCDEIGRRHVWVTLGPEGPRTVTFATRLGSLDRPSDLAERLPKALIHRNVPGEPVHAFLRDLDRAWAAAAPYASLGARQRWITAVRSVSADWPLADGVRRWRQGEVTVQWSALRPNTR; encoded by the coding sequence ATGCCCCAGCGCCCCATCGGCACCGCGACCCGCGGGACCACCAACCCCAACCGGCTGCGCCGCATGGACCGCTGGATCGCCGCCACCCACGGCCCCGCCCTGCGCCGCAGCGACTCCCCCGTCGCGGTCGACCTCGGCTACGGCGCGGCCCCGTGGACCGCCGTCGAGCTGCTGGAACGGCTGCGCACCGCCGAACCGCGCACCACGGTCGCCGGCATCGAGATCGACCCGGAACGGGTGGCCGCGGCGAAACCGTACGAGCGCGAGGGCCTCACCTTCGTCCACGGCGGCTTCGAGATCCCCCTGCCCGGCCGGCCCGCCCTCATCCGGGCGGCCAACGTGCTGCGCCAGTACGACGAGGCGGAGGTCGCCGCGGTCTGGCAGCGGCTGTGCGCACGGCTCGCCCCGGACGGACTCCTCGTCGAGGGCACCTGCGACGAGATCGGGCGCAGGCACGTCTGGGTGACCCTCGGTCCCGAGGGGCCCCGCACGGTCACCTTCGCGACCCGCCTGGGCTCCCTGGACCGCCCCTCGGACCTCGCCGAACGCCTCCCGAAGGCCCTGATCCACCGCAATGTGCCCGGCGAACCGGTCCACGCCTTCCTGCGGGACCTCGACCGGGCGTGGGCGGCCGCCGCCCCGTACGCCTCGCTGGGCGCGCGGCAGCGCTGGATCACGGCGGTGCGGTCGGTCTCCGCCGACTGGCCGCTGGCGGACGGGGTGCGGCGGTGGCGGCAGGGTGAAGTCACGGTGCAGTGGTCGGCTCTGCGGCCCAACACACGCTGA
- the mshA gene encoding D-inositol-3-phosphate glycosyltransferase, whose product MSQYVSRLGNSRVAPRIRFPGGFSGGHRKPRRVAMLSVHTSPLHQPGTGDAGGMNVYIVELAKRLAAINVEVEIFTRATTGALPPSVELAPGVLVRHVDAGPYEGLAKEELPAQLCAFTHGVMQAWAGQRPGHYDLVHSHYWLSGQVGWLAAQRWGVPLVHAMHTMAKVKNAALAEGDTPEPAARVIGETQIVNASDRLIANTAEEADELVRFYEADPASVAVVHPGVNLDRFSPADGRAAARARLGLPQDALVPLFAGRIQPLKAPDVLLRAVAVLLEREPSLRSRIVVPVVGGPSGSGLAKPEGLQKLAARLGIADVVRFHPPVGQDQLADWFRAASVLVMPSYSESFGLVAIEAQASGTPVIAAAVGGLPVAVRDEVSGFLIPGHDPDAYARALGRFAESPELVGRMGAAAAAHAQSFGWDTAASATADVYTAAMYEHRRRARTHHG is encoded by the coding sequence GTGAGCCAGTACGTCTCCCGGCTCGGCAACAGCCGTGTGGCACCCCGCATCCGCTTCCCCGGCGGCTTCTCCGGTGGCCACCGCAAGCCCCGGCGTGTCGCGATGCTCTCCGTGCACACCTCCCCGCTGCACCAGCCGGGCACCGGCGACGCGGGCGGCATGAACGTGTACATCGTGGAGCTGGCCAAGCGCCTGGCCGCGATCAACGTCGAGGTCGAGATCTTCACCCGGGCCACCACGGGCGCCCTGCCCCCGTCGGTCGAACTGGCACCGGGCGTCCTGGTCCGGCACGTCGACGCGGGGCCGTACGAGGGCCTGGCCAAGGAGGAGCTGCCCGCGCAGCTCTGCGCCTTCACACACGGCGTGATGCAGGCCTGGGCCGGTCAGCGCCCCGGCCACTACGACCTCGTCCACTCGCACTACTGGCTCTCCGGCCAGGTCGGCTGGCTCGCCGCCCAGCGCTGGGGCGTCCCCCTCGTCCACGCCATGCACACCATGGCGAAGGTCAAGAACGCCGCGCTCGCCGAGGGTGACACCCCCGAGCCCGCCGCGCGGGTCATCGGCGAGACGCAGATCGTGAACGCCTCCGACCGGCTCATCGCGAACACCGCGGAGGAAGCGGACGAGCTCGTCCGCTTCTACGAGGCCGACCCGGCCTCGGTCGCCGTCGTCCACCCTGGGGTCAACCTGGACCGTTTCAGTCCCGCCGACGGCCGCGCCGCCGCGCGGGCCCGCCTCGGACTGCCGCAGGACGCCCTGGTCCCGCTCTTCGCCGGCCGCATCCAGCCGCTGAAGGCCCCCGACGTGCTGCTGCGCGCCGTCGCCGTACTCCTTGAGCGTGAGCCCTCGCTGCGCTCCCGCATCGTCGTGCCGGTCGTCGGCGGCCCCAGCGGCAGCGGGCTGGCCAAGCCGGAGGGCCTGCAGAAGCTGGCCGCGCGCCTGGGGATCGCCGATGTCGTGCGCTTCCACCCGCCGGTCGGGCAGGACCAGCTCGCCGACTGGTTCCGGGCGGCGTCCGTGCTGGTCATGCCCTCGTACAGCGAGTCGTTCGGGCTCGTCGCCATAGAGGCCCAGGCCTCCGGTACGCCGGTGATCGCGGCGGCGGTCGGCGGTCTTCCGGTGGCTGTGCGGGACGAGGTGAGCGGCTTCCTGATCCCGGGCCACGACCCGGACGCGTACGCGCGGGCCCTGGGCCGGTTCGCCGAGAGTCCGGAGCTGGTCGGCCGGATGGGCGCGGCGGCCGCCGCCCACGCCCAGTCGTTCGGCTGGGACACGGCGGCCTCGGCCACCGCCGACGTGTACACGGCGGCGATGTACGAACACCGCCGCCGGGCACGCACGCACCACGGC